Genomic window (Vibrio coralliirubri):
GGGGCCGCAGGAAGATTGATAGCAGTACCGCGGATATTGGTCAGCGTAGACATATCCTCACCATCGGCAATGCGGTGTGCTACTTCAACCAGTGCACGCTCAGCGTTACCAAAAAGAAGAATGTCAGCTTTTGCATCAAACAATACAGAGCGGCGAACTTTATCTGACCAGTAATCGTAGTGAGCCACACGACGCAAGCTCGCTTCAATACCACCAAGCACGATTGGCGTGCCTTTGTAAGCTTCACGACAACGTTGAGAATAAACCAGAGTTGCACGATCAGGACGCTTGCCACCTTCATTGTTTGGTGTGTAAGCATCATCGTGACGTAATTTGCGATCAGAGGTGTAGCGGTTGATCATGGAGTCCATGTTACCCGCTGTGATGCCGAAGAATAGGTTAGGTTTACCTAGCTTCATGAAGGCGTCTTTATTGTCCCACTTTGGTTGAGCAATAATGCCCACGCGGAAACCTTGAGCTTCAAGCAGACGGCCGATGATAGCCATACCAAAGCTCGGGTGATCGACATACGCGTCACCAGTTACAATAATAATGTCACAGCTATCCCATCCAAGAGCATCCATCTCCTTTCTACTGGTAGGCAAAAAGGGTGCAGTTCCGTAGCACTCGGCCCAGTATTTTTTGTGTTCGTGAATAGGAGTGATATCGCTGTACATATTTCAACCTCTGATTTTTGAGGCGGGAATTATAGCGGCATGAGCCTAGACTAGCCAGTAGAACATGCCCCTGTTAGTTCTGGTGTCTTTCGTCTTTTTACGGTAAATGGCGACAAAAGAGCCATACAACAGCATAGTTGAAGCCTTGAATAACGTCGCTAATTTGTGATTTTGATTAGTGTTCGCAGCAGTTTTTGATATTATTCGCAAAAATAAGTCTGAAGAAGTAGATCCACAATGGTCGAAACGTTATTAGTACAATTTGCTCCGATGCTTTTAGGAGCCCAACTGATCTTAACCCTTATCTTGGTGAAAGGGGATATTTGTCCGGGACAGCGTGGTCGTATCCACAAGATGTTACCTGCGATTGGCGTGCTGTGGCTTGCCGTTGCCTCAGTAAAAATTGAAGCCTTTCTGGTCGTGTTTGCGATCTTTTATTTCTATTCTCAAGTTCAAACCAAGAAGACACGTGATTCTGGTCCTATTTGGGTGATGTACTTAGCTTGTGGTTTGGCATTGTCTTACGTGGCTATTCAAGCGACGGAACAAGCAACTACCGTTGGTATCATCACTACTGTATTGCTAGTGGCACTGTTAGGCTCAGCGTTTGGTCATTTGCTACTGACGATTGCAAGAACGCGCTTACAGGCATTTCACCGAGTTCTGCCCGTTGTTGGTGTGCTGACGGGGATGTTGGTGGTTTTGGCGACAGTCGTGAGTGTTTATTCTCTGTCTGAAGCTCAACTAGAGCCTGTGATTTCAACGCTACTGTTCAGCTTTGCTTTGTTAATCTCCGCTATCGTGGTTTGGTGTTGGCATTTACTGTTCGTTAAAACCCCTGAAAAACTGCAACTGACGATTTCGTTACTGATGTTATTGGCTGCGGCTGTCGGTTTAACGCCAGTTTGGGCACTTTAACCGCGCACTTTCATTAATTACGTACGCTCATTAATCACGCATTCTCTTTAAGAAGTGTGATCAGTTTTTTAGCATGGCGTTGGTAAGCGTTCTAAACTTAATTCTAGTCGGTGTGTTCGTAAGGAGTACGAGATGGATTTAAGCAACGTCAAAGGTTTCGATAGCATTATCTTGCTGGGAATCGTGAATGAAAAACTTCGCCTAGAGTGCGATAGCTTTGAAGAGCTGATCAGTATGTATGAAATGGATATAGAAAGTGTCGTGGGCAAGCTCGATATGCTTGGCTATCAATACGACCCATTGACTAACCAGTTTAAGTCTTATCCAAGATAGGCTATTTTCGCGAATCAACAGATATCGAAAATTATCGGTACTGAAACTAAAAAGTCACAGATTATCTGTGACTTTTTTTGTTTCTGGCGTTTGTCTATCCGATTTAACAATGGCTTAAGCTAGCCCAATAATGAACCTCTTAAACGACCTCGATACCATCTAAGTGACTCTTACTCTGCTGTCTTGCTGTGCTAAAGAAAGCCTGTAGGTAACGTTTGTCTTTTTCTGAGTTTCTTACCGCTGCAAATAGTCTTCTTGAAAGCCCTTTACCTAACGGCTTGCTGGCTATCAAACCTTGTCTTGAGAACTCACTGATCGCCCAGTTTGGTAATGCCGCGACCCCTAAACCCGCTGATACCATTTGCACCAACATCAAGGTGTTGTCTGCTTGTTTCCACTTCTTAGGTTCCACACCAGCAGGTTGCAAAAAGTGTTTCACGACGTCTAAACGTTGTTTTTGAACAGGATAGGAGAGCATAGTGAGATCGCTAAGATCTTGCGGATCAATGCTCGCTTTATCGGCCAAAGGCGAGTTGATCGCGGTGATAAGGCGCATCTCAAAATCGAAAAGCGGTTCATAATGAACTTCAGAACGAGGCTGTATATCTGAGGTGATCACCAAGTCGAGTTCACCAGCCATTAATGCCGGTAGCGGTTCAAAACCAAAACCTGACGAGAAATCTAAGGTCACGCTTGGCCATGCAACTTGATATTCCTTCAAAGCGGGCATTAGCCATTGGAAGCATGAGTGACACTCAATCGCCATGTGCAATCGACCATTCACATCCTCTTTCAGGCTCGCCAACTCATTCTCTGCTTTAGCGATTCTTGGCTGTATCTCATCTGCGAGCTTAAGCAAGATCTCACCCTCAGAGGTGAATTTCACTGGCCTAGTTTTACGCAGGAAAAGTTGACCACCAATACGTGCCTCTAGGTCTTTCAATTGGTGTGAAAGTGCCGACTGAGTCAGGTGAAGAGAGGTTGCAGTCGCTGTCAGTGAGCCGCTGTCTCTTAAGGTAGTTAATGTTCGAAGGTGTTTAAGCTCTATCATGAGTATTCCTCATATTCCCTAAGCCAATTCAATATTTCTTAATAATCACCCTACGGGTTTTTTTATCATTTGTAAACGTCTAGATGTCCAGATGGATTTGGTTTGTTCATCTTCGTTCCGTTCAAGATGAATATTTTTAATAAACAAGATGAATATTTGGACGTTGTTCATCGTTCAGATTAGGTGGATAGTTTAGCCATCCAGACGCCTTTTTGTGAAAGTAAAAACCATGACAGGCAGTCTGAACAGAAACTAACAAATATTGAATAAGGAACAGGCTCATGACGACAACAACGCATATTCTTGGCTACCCACGTATCGGTGAAAAACGCGAACTTAAATTCACATTAGAGAAGTATTGGCGCGGTGAGATTGATCAATCTGAGCTCAAGCAGCTCGGCAGCGAATTGAGAAATCGTAACTGGAATGTACAAGCCGACGCGAATCTAAGCTTTGCAACTGCGGGTGACTTCGCATGGTACGACCATGTTCTAACTACGACGTTACTTCTAGGCCATGTACCTAAGCGACACGCTGGTGGTAGCGAAGACGAAAAAGCCTTTCCAGACTTAGATACTTTATTTCGAGTTGGTCGTGGTCAATCTCAAACACAATCCACCTGTTGTGGCGGTCAACACGGAACTGAAAGCGCTAAAGATGGTGCAGCAGCATCAGATATGACCAAGTGGTTCAACACTAACTATCACTACATTGTTCCTGAGTTCAGTAAAGACGACACCTTTGAAGTGAGCTGGCCACAACTGTTTGACGAAGTGAGTGAAGCGATTAAAGCGGGGCATAAAGTGAAGCCAGTTCTTCTAGGCCCATTATCTTACTTATATCTCGGCAAAGAAGTGGAAGAGGGCTTTGACCGTTTAACCTTGCTTCCACGTTTGCTTACAGCTTACCAAGCGATTCTGGCAAAACTGGCCAAGTTGGGTGTTGAGTGGGTTCAAATCGATGAACCTATCCTTTCTCTGGAACTTGAAACTAAGTGGGCAGATTCATTCAAATTGGCTTATCAGGTGATTCAAGGCGATGTGAAGCTACTCCTTACTACGTACTTTGATTCTGTGACTGACACGTTAGATAAAATTGTAGAACTGCCCGTCAACGGCTTACACATCGACTTGGCTGCCGCACCGCAGCAACTTGATCAAGTGGTGAATAAGCTACCTGAAGATTGGGTGCTTTCTGCAGGTGCAATCAATGGACGCAATGTTTGGCGAGCTGACTTAGCCGCGCAGCTTGAGTTGCTGCAACCCGTGAAAGAAAAGCTAGGTGATAAACTATGGGTCGCAAGTTCATGTTCACTGCTGCATAGCCCGGTTGACCTTGAGTTAGAAGAGACGCTTAGCGAAGAAGTGAAGAGTTGGTTTGCCTTTGCAAAACAGAAAGTGACAGAGGTGAGCTTATTGGGTGCGGCGTTAGACGGCGACCAAAATGCCATTTTAGCGTGTGAGACTTACAGCCAACCTATTGTTGCACGCAAGAGCGCGACTCATGTGAACAAGCCTCAGGTACAAGCTCGTCTTAGCACGATTACCAAAGCACTAGCAGAGCGCACTGCTCCATACGCAGAGCGTGCCGCTCATCAGTCTGAGGTGTTGGGTTTACCGTTATTGCCAACCACAACCATTGGTTCGTTCCCACAGACAGGCGAGATCCGTGTTCAACGTAGCGCTTACCGCACTGGCAAACTGAGTGAAGCTGAATACACAACCGCATTGAAAGGCCATATTGCGGATGCCGTTAAACGTCAAGAAGCGCTAGATTTGGATGTGCTGGTTCATGGTGAAGCTGAACGTAACGACATGGTGGAGTACTTTGCAGAAAACCTAGCAGGCTTCCAAACCACTAAGTTTGGTTGGGTACAAAGCTATGGCTCACGCTGCGTGAAGCCGGCGATTGTGGTCGCGGATATTGAACGAGAAAAACCAATGACGGTGGAATGGTCGACCTATGCCCAATCTCTGACTTCGAAGCAGATGAAAGGGATGCTGACAGGCCCTGTTACCATCTTATGTTGGACATTCCCACGTGAAGACATTTCACGCAAAGAGATCACTAATCAACTGGCGTTTGCATTGCGAGATGAAGTGTCTGATTTGCAAGACGCCGGCATCAACATTATTCAAATCGATGAACCAGCGATTCGTGAAGGTTTGCCACTGAAAAAGCGTGACCACGCAGAATACCTAGAGTGGGCGGTCGATGCCTTTAAGATCTCAGCGGCGAGTGCTAAACCTGAAACTCAGATCCATACCCATATGTGTTACAGCGAGTTCAACGAGATCATTGATTCAGTAGCCGCGCTAGATGCCGATGTGATTACCATTGAGACTTCTCGCTCGAATATGGAACTGCTGAAAGCGTTTGAAGAGTTCAACTACCCGAATGCGATTGGACCTGGCGTTTACGACATTCACTCGCCAAACATCCCATCAGAAGAGTGGATTGTTGATTTACTTAAGAAAGCGGCAGAGAAAATTCCAGCGGAACGTTTGTGGGCAAACCCTGATTGCGGGCTGAAGACGCGTAATTGGGCAGAGACGGAAGCGGCGCTGACTAACTTAGTTTCGGCAACTAAAGCACTGCGTAAAGAGTGGGAATCAGCGGAGGCATAATTCAGTCTAGGATTTTGATTGCTTCATCAAACAAAGGCCTCGCAAATGCGAGGCCTTCTGGTTTTATACTTGTTCGATCGAATCTAGCTGCTGCTCTGACACGTCTCTTTGCTGATCAACTTCTCAACCATCAGCTGTCCGCGTGTGTTGCGAATCTTGATGTTGTAAGCCAAGCCCATATCGAGGTTTGCTCTCACTTCAGAGTTGGTGCAGTAGCTATTCACACTCATGTCTACAACTTGGTTTAAAGGCTTAGCACCTTTTGCATCTTGGTTGTAGATCATCATGATTTCGATAACCGTGTTTTTTGCTAGCACGCGCATGACCGACAGTGGGCCATACTCAATCGGCAGGCCTGCAGATAAAACGCCAGCTCGGTGCTGCGCCATCATCTCTAGCTGTCTTTGTTCGTCTTGCTCACTTGAAGCACAGCCTGCAAGCAGAGCTAAAGCCAGTGAGCCAATAATCCATTTTTTCACGTTAAAATACTTTCTTGAATGGTTTTACAATCACATTTTGGTAAACGCCAGCATCAATGTACGGGTCAGCGTCTGCCCATGCTTGTGCATCTTCCAAAGAGTTAAATTCAGCAATCACAGTTGAACCTGTAAAGCCCGCTTCGCCAGGGTTATCTGAATCAATAGCTGGCATTGGACCCGCTGTTAACAGTCGGCCTTCATCGTGAAGTGTTTGTAGGCGTTCTAGATGTTGTGGGCGAACACTTAGGCGTTTTTCTAATGAATTTTCGACGTCTTGAGAAAAAATCACGTACCACATATTGAGATATCCTTATTTTACTTCACTAAATTTGGGGCGTTTAAATTCGCTATCTTGCTAATTTACGCGAACTAATTGGTATTGGAAGGGCTAATGATAAGAAATTGTGAATTGGTGCGAGAGAGTTGTATGGTCGTTAGGGCGTGTTGACCTTTCGTGGTTAAATTTTGTTCGGATGGGGACGCCTAGTCAAAAGCGTTTTAATCGCGGCGAGGGGGAAGTCGCCTAGTCATTCTAAGCAAATTTCCCTCAACAAAAAGTAAAACGCTTTTTGCGGGGGCGCCCAGCTCGAACCCTTCGGGCAGCGTTTGCTGGTCATTTCTACTACGTTATCGGCTTCTCATGTAGGCTAGCTACACATCGACGCCTCTGCCTTGTATAAATACCCAGCAACTCGTTGCAAAAATCAGCTCGAAAGATCAACACGCCCTAGTAATTTCATTTATAAAAACTAAAGACCATCGATGCCACACGCTTAATAAAAGGTGTTATTTGTTGATTGGGCGAGGCTTACCACTTTCATCAACCGCAACGTAGTTGAATGTCGCGCCACACACCTTGTAGCGGTCACCGATACCGTGATCAAGTACAGGTTTAACCCATACTTCTAGGTCGATATTCATCGAGCTGCGACCAATCTTAGTGCAGTCACCATAAACACATACAACATCACCCACTGAAACCGGCTGTTTGAACTCGATACTCGATACTGAAACTGTAACTATCTTGCCGTTAGAGATCTCTTTTGCCAGTATGCCGCCAGCAAGGTCAAGCTGAGACATTATCCAACCACCGAAAATCTGTCCTGCTGCATTTGTATCAGAAGGCATCGCTAATGTGCGAAGAAGTAAAGAACCAATCGGGTTCAAAGTTGATTGAATAGTCATTGTCGTACTCTTAATGGTATTGATTGTTTTATATAAAAATAGATGTGTTTACGAGACTCGCGGTGGTCGAATTTTTAACGTCTTCACCGAACACAAATAATCAGCGGCCAATGATCACGAGTATCATTGGCCAATCGCATATTGATAATAATTGTATCAAATAGGGTATGAGGACTCATCCCTAAGGGTTATTTCTCGTCGGTATTTTTATCCGTTAACTCTTTCTGCTGATCTTTTGGTAGATGCTTATAGATGTATACACCCGTAAGTAAAGTGAAGAGCAAGGTAGCGATGAGCAAACCAAACACTTTGAAGTTAACCCAAACATCCAACGGTAGGCTGAAAGCAACGTAAACGTTGAGAACGGCACACAGGGTAAAGAAAAGAGTCCATGCCCAGTTGATCTTGCCCCATACAGCATCAGGTAGTGTGATCTCTTTGCCTAACATACCTTTAATCGCTGATTTGCCCATGATGTGACTGACCGTCAGGCCAATCGCAAACAGTGCGTAAACGATGGTGACTTTCCATTTAATGAAGTTGTCGTCGTGCAAGAAGATGGTCATGCCGCCAAATACGGCAACCATTAGAAAGGTGATGACCTGCATTTTTTCGACTTTCTTGTAGATGAAATAAGTCAAAATAATTTGAACTGCAGAGGCAACGATCAAAGCGCCGGTCGCAGTATAGATGTCGTACATCTTATAAAGCGCAAAGAAAATAATGAGAGGAATGAAATCAAGAATTTGTTTCATGAGACACTGACTATCCAGTTAGTTGAGTTGTTGACAGTCTAACGAAAACTGTCTCGATGCTAAATAGCCCGAGACAATTGGGTGCCAATTAATTCAATCTAACCACTCAACGTGTTTAAAGAGTTGAAGCCGGTTATCGCATTGACGAGGTTTGATAGCGAGGTATTAGCTTCTTGATGTCTTCAAGGTAACCTTCGCTTTTCAAGCTGTCTAATGTGTTTTCGAGTTCTTGTTCGCTCATGGCAAAACACGTTGATTTACCGGTCGTTAAGTCGAGATACTCGTGATATTCACGTTCTGTGAAGTGGCCAATTCTGTCCATTAATAGGGTTTTAATTCCGTGGTGAATCAAGCCGTAATACGTATGTCTTTGTAAGGTCATAGCCTATCCTCCGTGACAAGCTGCAGTGAAACTGTTGCAACCTGCTGTATATTGGTTGGGTTATCTATGACAAAGCAATTCGAATGCCATTTTCTCCAACTGAACAGAACAAATTCCCGGCTAAATAGAATTGAACTTCTTTTCAAATAGTTAAAGGAAGGTACGTTCTATTCTCTGACAATCAATACGTAACAGACCTCAAATAGTTTCATTTTGAGAACGGTAAAATTCTCATTATGACGCTCTCCTGCCGCTTATAGTGTGAGCCTTTCAACGGTGATTGCCGCTAATCGACGAGCCAATCAACCAGTGTAGATAAGGATGTATTTTGTCGATTCTTGGGTTGCAGCAAGAAGTAACCATTTCCAGAGAAGACACTGCCTTCACTCACTTTCACCAATCTACCCAAATCAATATCTTGCTTGGCCAGCGTGATGTCGCCTATGGCAATACCAAACCCTTGAATGGCGGCGTTCATCGCTTGATCGAGTGTCGCGAATTGTTGGTTGTTCTTGCTTGAAAGGTCGTGGCTGCCTATGTGTTCTAACCAAAGACGCCAATCACTCTGCTCATTGTTGGCGTGTAGCCAAGTGTATTGGGCAAGCTTGTGTGGCTTGATGATGGTCGACGCGTCGTTGACAAGATGGCTCTGCGTAATGCTTTGTGCTTGGCAAACGGGCGCTAGCTGCTCGTTGAACAATAATTGGCTAATAATAGATTGCTGGTTTGGCTTCTTACCATAGGTGATTACGGCATCAAACGGATCAAAGCTTGGTTCGAAGACGTGCTTGATGGTCGACGTGAGTTCGACATCAATTTCGGGATAGGCTTGCTGAAAAGACATCAACTTAGGTAGTAGCCAAGAGGTAATACAGCTTGGTGCGTTGAGTTTGATCTTGGATGGAGAACTCGCGACCTGATTTAGAGCCGATTGCAGCTGATGAATCGTCCCTTGTATCAGGGGAACCAGTTCTTCTCCTTTCGGCGTTAAAGACAGCCCGCGAGCATGGCGGTAGAAGAGATCACAGCCAAGGCTTTCTTCAAACGACAATACCTGACGACTCACTGCACCTTGCGTAACATTGAGCTCATGTGCCGCGCGTGTAAAATTGAGATGCCTTGCCGTAGACAAAAACGCGAGCAAGGTTTTGGTTGAAGGAAGCGTGCGATTCATATCTTTACCTATGACTTTTTATCATGGCTATTATGTGATTATTTCGATTCATTTATCAATAGTGTTCTGTTTGAATGTAAATACTTAATCATCATTTGTGATTCAATATGTGTATAAATCACATTTTTTGAATATGAAGGCAATGATGAAGACATTGTGATTTTGTGAAAGGGATAGCTTCTTGACATCTTTTATTGATAGCTTAGTGCCTCAGGCTGTAAAAAAATTAATACCTTATCAATCGGCAAGAAGAATTGGTGGTGATGGACGTGTCTGGCTAAACGCCAATGAATTGGAAAGCTCGCTGTTTCTCGGAGAAGCAAGCCACAACCGATACCCAGACTTCTTACCACAAGATATTGCTAAGGCTTACCAAGATTACTGTGGCACCGATGCTGCGACTGTTGCCGTTCGTGGTGCAGATGAAGCGATTGATTTGCTGATCAGAACATTCTGTAAACCGGCGAGCGATAACATACTTATCTGCTCTCCCACGTATGCGATGTATGAGTTTTGCGCTGATGCATTGGCGATTAATACCTTGGACTCTCCATTGCAGGAAGACTTCAGCCTTAATGTTGCTGATATTGTGAATAAGGCAGAACTGGCGAATATCGTGTTTCTTTGCTCACCAAACAACCCAACGGGTAATGTGATTCCTAAATCGGATTTGATTCAGGTACTGGAAGGCACGATTGGAAAGTCGCTAGTGGTCGTCGATGAAGCGTATATCGAGTTTGAACCACAAACGTCAGCCGTTAGCCTTATTCAACGTTATCCACATTTGGTTGTGATTCGCACCTTGTCTAAGGCATTTGGATTGGCTGCGGTTCGCTGTGGTTTTATCTTAGCGAGTCGAAATGTGATGCAGTATGTCGCGAAGTTGATTCCACCTTATCCGATGCCAGATTGCTCATCGCAAATCGTGTTAGACGCTTTGTCTAATGAACGAGTCTCAGTGATGCAAGACGCGACGCAGAAGCTGGTTGAGCTACGTAATTGGTTTGCTTGTGAGTTAACGCAGTTTGATTTCATCGAGTCTGTTTACCCTTCATCTACAAACTTCATTTTGCTACGTCAAAAAGCTGGGCACCAAGTATTCAGTGTCTTGGCGAAGGATGGCATTGTGACAAGGAATCAAAACCATGAACCGGCTTTGCGTAACTGTGTTCGAATCAGTATTGGTAGCCAAGAGAGCATGCTAGAAGTGATAACGTCACTAACACGTTACCAAACCGAATTAGAACAGAGTCAACAAGGCAAACAAATTCAACAAGCTCAACATAAAGAAATTCAATCTCAACTCGATAAAGATCATATCTAGGATGGCAATGATGAAAAAGATAATACTAGGACTCGCTTGTGCGGCCGCTTTACTTGGTACAACGGTACAGGCGAAAGAAATCTGTTTGGCGTCAGACTTTACGTATCCGCCATTCAACTATAAAAACAGTGATGGTGTGCCTGTCGGGTTTGATATTGAGATAGCTGATGCTTTGTGTGAGCAAGCCAAACTCGATTGTACTTGGGTTTCACAAAGCTGGGACTCGTTAATTCCAAGCTTATTGGCAAGAAAGTCAGATGTGATCATGGCGTCGATGCGTATCACCGAAGAGCGTAAGCGTAAGATCTTGTTTACTGATAAGTACTACCAAACACCAGCCGTATTTGTTGCTGCTAAAAGCGCAGAATTCAGCGCTGATGAGGCAGGCTTAGCGGGTAAAACCATAGGTGTTCAGCAAGGTACGATTCACGATCGCTACGTAACCGACAAGTTTGGTAGTGTTGCCAACATTAAGCGTTACACAGGGCAAGATGAAGTGTATCTGGATCTGCAAAATGGTCGTTTAGATCTAACCTTCGGCAACTCAGATCAACTGTCATTGGCTTTCTTAGATAAGAAAGAAGGTGAGGGTTTTGAATTCAAAGGTAAAGCAGTAACCGACAAAGCCTACATTGGCGAGGGTACGGCGTTAGCACTAAGAAAGCAGGATTCAAAACTGGCGAAACAATTCAATGCCGCGATTGAAGAGATCAGAGCAAACGGTACTTACGACAAGATCGCTGCTAAGTACTTTACGTTTGATATCTATGGCGCTGATTTGTAATTCGTCTAACGCCTAAAAATTAGAACCTCAAAAACAAAAATCCGAGGGCTTGAAGTGACCCCGTAAAGTTGGACATTTCTGTTAAGCGGCTTTCAAGGCCTGAGTTCGATATTCTATCGGAGTCAGGCCTTTTAGTTTCACTTTTATACGTTTGGTATTGTAGTACTCGATGTATTCTTTAATCTGCTCTATCAGAGCATCTGCATCTTCAAAGCTTTGGTTGTGATACATCTCGGTTTTGAGTAAAGCAAAAAAGTT
Coding sequences:
- the hisC gene encoding histidinol-phosphate transaminase — its product is MTSFIDSLVPQAVKKLIPYQSARRIGGDGRVWLNANELESSLFLGEASHNRYPDFLPQDIAKAYQDYCGTDAATVAVRGADEAIDLLIRTFCKPASDNILICSPTYAMYEFCADALAINTLDSPLQEDFSLNVADIVNKAELANIVFLCSPNNPTGNVIPKSDLIQVLEGTIGKSLVVVDEAYIEFEPQTSAVSLIQRYPHLVVIRTLSKAFGLAAVRCGFILASRNVMQYVAKLIPPYPMPDCSSQIVLDALSNERVSVMQDATQKLVELRNWFACELTQFDFIESVYPSSTNFILLRQKAGHQVFSVLAKDGIVTRNQNHEPALRNCVRISIGSQESMLEVITSLTRYQTELEQSQQGKQIQQAQHKEIQSQLDKDHI
- a CDS encoding GspS/AspS pilotin family protein gives rise to the protein MKKWIIGSLALALLAGCASSEQDEQRQLEMMAQHRAGVLSAGLPIEYGPLSVMRVLAKNTVIEIMMIYNQDAKGAKPLNQVVDMSVNSYCTNSEVRANLDMGLAYNIKIRNTRGQLMVEKLISKETCQSSS
- the yciA gene encoding acyl-CoA thioester hydrolase YciA; protein product: MTIQSTLNPIGSLLLRTLAMPSDTNAAGQIFGGWIMSQLDLAGGILAKEISNGKIVTVSVSSIEFKQPVSVGDVVCVYGDCTKIGRSSMNIDLEVWVKPVLDHGIGDRYKVCGATFNYVAVDESGKPRPINK
- a CDS encoding septation protein A — encoded protein: MKQILDFIPLIIFFALYKMYDIYTATGALIVASAVQIILTYFIYKKVEKMQVITFLMVAVFGGMTIFLHDDNFIKWKVTIVYALFAIGLTVSHIMGKSAIKGMLGKEITLPDAVWGKINWAWTLFFTLCAVLNVYVAFSLPLDVWVNFKVFGLLIATLLFTLLTGVYIYKHLPKDQQKELTDKNTDEK
- a CDS encoding LysR substrate-binding domain-containing protein; the protein is MIELKHLRTLTTLRDSGSLTATATSLHLTQSALSHQLKDLEARIGGQLFLRKTRPVKFTSEGEILLKLADEIQPRIAKAENELASLKEDVNGRLHMAIECHSCFQWLMPALKEYQVAWPSVTLDFSSGFGFEPLPALMAGELDLVITSDIQPRSEVHYEPLFDFEMRLITAINSPLADKASIDPQDLSDLTMLSYPVQKQRLDVVKHFLQPAGVEPKKWKQADNTLMLVQMVSAGLGVAALPNWAISEFSRQGLIASKPLGKGLSRRLFAAVRNSEKDKRYLQAFFSTARQQSKSHLDGIEVV
- a CDS encoding YciI family protein, with the translated sequence MWYVIFSQDVENSLEKRLSVRPQHLERLQTLHDEGRLLTAGPMPAIDSDNPGEAGFTGSTVIAEFNSLEDAQAWADADPYIDAGVYQNVIVKPFKKVF
- the metE gene encoding 5-methyltetrahydropteroyltriglutamate--homocysteine S-methyltransferase, with translation MTTTTHILGYPRIGEKRELKFTLEKYWRGEIDQSELKQLGSELRNRNWNVQADANLSFATAGDFAWYDHVLTTTLLLGHVPKRHAGGSEDEKAFPDLDTLFRVGRGQSQTQSTCCGGQHGTESAKDGAAASDMTKWFNTNYHYIVPEFSKDDTFEVSWPQLFDEVSEAIKAGHKVKPVLLGPLSYLYLGKEVEEGFDRLTLLPRLLTAYQAILAKLAKLGVEWVQIDEPILSLELETKWADSFKLAYQVIQGDVKLLLTTYFDSVTDTLDKIVELPVNGLHIDLAAAPQQLDQVVNKLPEDWVLSAGAINGRNVWRADLAAQLELLQPVKEKLGDKLWVASSCSLLHSPVDLELEETLSEEVKSWFAFAKQKVTEVSLLGAALDGDQNAILACETYSQPIVARKSATHVNKPQVQARLSTITKALAERTAPYAERAAHQSEVLGLPLLPTTTIGSFPQTGEIRVQRSAYRTGKLSEAEYTTALKGHIADAVKRQEALDLDVLVHGEAERNDMVEYFAENLAGFQTTKFGWVQSYGSRCVKPAIVVADIEREKPMTVEWSTYAQSLTSKQMKGMLTGPVTILCWTFPREDISRKEITNQLAFALRDEVSDLQDAGINIIQIDEPAIREGLPLKKRDHAEYLEWAVDAFKISAASAKPETQIHTHMCYSEFNEIIDSVAALDADVITIETSRSNMELLKAFEEFNYPNAIGPGVYDIHSPNIPSEEWIVDLLKKAAEKIPAERLWANPDCGLKTRNWAETEAALTNLVSATKALRKEWESAEA
- a CDS encoding ABC transporter substrate-binding protein; protein product: MKKIILGLACAAALLGTTVQAKEICLASDFTYPPFNYKNSDGVPVGFDIEIADALCEQAKLDCTWVSQSWDSLIPSLLARKSDVIMASMRITEERKRKILFTDKYYQTPAVFVAAKSAEFSADEAGLAGKTIGVQQGTIHDRYVTDKFGSVANIKRYTGQDEVYLDLQNGRLDLTFGNSDQLSLAFLDKKEGEGFEFKGKAVTDKAYIGEGTALALRKQDSKLAKQFNAAIEEIRANGTYDKIAAKYFTFDIYGADL
- a CDS encoding DUF4250 domain-containing protein encodes the protein MDLSNVKGFDSIILLGIVNEKLRLECDSFEELISMYEMDIESVVGKLDMLGYQYDPLTNQFKSYPR
- a CDS encoding LysR substrate-binding domain-containing protein; protein product: MNRTLPSTKTLLAFLSTARHLNFTRAAHELNVTQGAVSRQVLSFEESLGCDLFYRHARGLSLTPKGEELVPLIQGTIHQLQSALNQVASSPSKIKLNAPSCITSWLLPKLMSFQQAYPEIDVELTSTIKHVFEPSFDPFDAVITYGKKPNQQSIISQLLFNEQLAPVCQAQSITQSHLVNDASTIIKPHKLAQYTWLHANNEQSDWRLWLEHIGSHDLSSKNNQQFATLDQAMNAAIQGFGIAIGDITLAKQDIDLGRLVKVSEGSVFSGNGYFLLQPKNRQNTSLSTLVDWLVD